Proteins from a genomic interval of Oncorhynchus clarkii lewisi isolate Uvic-CL-2024 chromosome 13, UVic_Ocla_1.0, whole genome shotgun sequence:
- the LOC139424231 gene encoding slit homolog 1 protein-like, with protein sequence MDILSYNSLRCIPPLALAGLRSLRLLSLHGNDISELLEGIFSDVASLSHLAIGANPLYCDCHLRWLSDWVKSGYKEPGIARCAGPMGMEGKLLLTTPETKFECLGPVETSVQAKCSPCVSGPCQNHGVCQSDPVELYTCVCAPGFTGKYCETPVDVCASNPCTNGGTCISDEQTRRFSCSCLVGFHGSFCEVDVDDCEDHGCENGATCVDGVGNYTCFCPPFYIGLLCEEEEDVCSPGRNPCQQHSTCSSTTTGPRCVCAPGFVGGDCSVNYDECEDQDCQNGAVCVDQVDGYTCTCPQGYSGELCEVPPPPPSPCERARCQNSAPCVDRGGTALCQCLPGFEGVRCEKLVSVNFVNRDSYLQLSDLKNWPQANITLQVSTAEDNGILLYNGDNKPMAVELHEGHVRVSYDPGSQPGHTIYSAETVNDGRFHTVELVTFDRMVNLSVDGGAPTTLDSLVGVPPLSGEAPLYVGGMPEKMSYSSLSLFQPLNSSSFHGCIRNLYINHELQDFTQTTMKPGVVPGCQPCRKLFCLHGVCQPDGAQGPLCHCQPDWGGLHCDQPIGGGLVGGDVAPVTAANPCQGNKCVRGVCVVQDVQSYRCECEEGWHATLCNQQGELTALVVPAVPEGPTKPCSVLLCQHGHCQLTEGGATYCLCNTGYTGDTCDTVESACRGEAVRDFHRVPRGHANCQTTRPFSWVECRGGCQGGGAACCAPLRVRRRRYTFECDDGSSFTQDVEKAVECGCKECV encoded by the exons ATGGA CATCCTGAGTTACAACTCTCTACGCTGCATCCCTCCTCTGGCCCTGGCTGGACTACGCTCTCTCAGACTACT ATCTCTTCATGGTAACGACATCTCTGAACTACTGGAGGGGATCTTCAGTGATGTGGCCTCCCTGTCtcacct GGCAATCGGTGCCAACCCCCTGTACTGTGACTGTCATCTGCGCTGGCTGTCTGACTGGGTGAAGAGTGGGTACAAGGAGCCTGGCATCGCCCGCTGTGCCGGACCAATGGGCATGGAGGGAAAACTGCTGCTCACCACACCTGAGACTAAGTTTGAATGTCTGG GTCCAGTGGAGACGTCTGTCCAGGCTAAGTGTAGTCCATGTGTGTCTGGGCCCTGTCAGAACCACGGTGTGTGTCAGTCTGACCCTGTAGAACTCTAcacatgtgtgtgtgcacccgGCTTCACG ggtAAATACTGTGAGACTCCAGTGGATGTGTGTGCCAGTAACCCATGCACAAATGGAGGAACCTGCATCAGTGACGAACAGACAAGGAGATTCAG TTGTTCATGCCTGGTGGGTTTCCATGGATCGTTCTGTGAGGTGGATGTAGATGACTGTGAGGACCACGGATGTGAGAATGGTGCAACCTGTGTGGACGGAGTAGGCAACTACACCTGCTTCTGTCCTCCCTTCTACATTG ggttgttgtgtgaggaagaggaggatgtgtgCTCTCCTGGTAGAAACCCCTGTCAGCAACACTCTACCTGCAGCAGCACCACTACAGGCCCCAG gtgtgtgtgtgccccagGCTTCGTGGGGGGTGACTGCAGTGTGAACTATGATGAGTGTGAAGATCAGGACTGTCAGAATGGAGCAGTGTGTGTGGACCAGGTGGATGGATACACCTGCACCTGCCCTCAGGGGTacag tggtgagttgtgtgaggtgccccctcctcctccatctccctgtgaGCGGGCTCGCTGCCAGAACAGCGCCCCCTGTGTGGACAGAGGCGGTACAGCGCTGTGCCAGTGTCTGCCGGGGTTCGAGGGTGTGCGTTGTGAGAAGCTGGTCAGTGTGAACTTCGTGAATAGAGATTCTTACCTACAGCTGTCTGACCTGAAGAACTGGCCTCAGGCCAACATCACACTGCag GTGTCGACAGCGGAGGATAACGGTATCCTGCTGTATAATGGAGACAACAAGCCAATGGCTGTGGAGCTCCATGAGGGACATGTTCGAGTCAGCTACGACCCTGGTAGTCAGCCTGGACACACtatctacag TGCTGAGACGGTGAACGACGGGCGTTTCCATACGGTAGAGCTGGTGACCTTTGACAGGATGGTGAACCTGTCTGTGGACGGGGGTGCGCCCACCACTCTGGACAGTCTGGTAGGGGTCCCACCTCTGTCTGGAGAGGCACCGCTATACGTGGGGG gtaTGCCAGAGAAGATGTCCTACTCCTCTCTGAGTCTCTTCCAGCCCCTCAACTCCTCCAGTTTCCACGGCTGCATCAGGAATCTGTACATCAACCACGAGCTGCAGGACTTCACCCAGACCACTATGAAG CCGGGGGTGGTGCCAGGATGCCAGCCCTGCAGGAAACTGTTCTGCCTCCATGGAGTGTGCCAACCGGATGGTGCCCAGGGGCCCCTCTGCCACTGCCAGCCTGACTGGGGTGGGCTACACTGCGATCAGCCAATCGGAGGGGGCcttgttgggggagatgttgccCCGGTAACCGCGGCTAACCCATGCCAGGGGAATAA gtgtgtgaggggtgtgtgtgtggttcaggaTGTTCAGTCGTACAGGTGTGAATGTGAGGAGGGCTGGCACGCCACCTTGTGTAATCAACAGGGGGAGCTAACAGCACTAGTAGTACCAGCAGTGCCAGAAGGACCAACCAAGCCGTGTTCAGTGCTGCTCTGCCAACATGGCCACTGTCAGCTGACTGAGGGAGGAGCGACCTACTGTCTCTGTAACACGGGATACACCGGGGACACATGCGACACag TTGAATCAGCGTGTCGCGGCGAGGCGGTGCGTGACTTCCACCGGGTGCCACGTGGCCACGCCAACTGCCAGACGACGCGGCCCTTCTCCTGGGTGGAGTGTCGGGGGGGCTGCCAGGGGGGCGGGGCGGCGTGCTGCGCCCCACTGAGGGTACGGCGCCGGCGCTACACCTTCGAGTGCGACGACGGAAGTTCCTTCACACAGGACGTGGAGAAAGCAGTGGAGTGCGGCTGCAAGGAGTGTGTGTAG